A window of Polaromonas hydrogenivorans contains these coding sequences:
- a CDS encoding endonuclease/exonuclease/phosphatase family protein, producing MLIATFNVENMFNRTKAMNGATWAEGKPALEAHQALNTLFEKAVYSSADKTRMLALLKASGLLKSDEGPLMRLRKIRGQLIKRPRTGEPEIIASGRTSWIGWVELKTEPVNEVATQNTARVIATLNADVLGVMEAEDRTTLRLFNEQVLGETSVEHLLFNAYHHVMLVDGNDDRGIDVGLLTRRDYPVLSIRSHVHDADAQGLIFSRDCAEYQLGLPSGKRLWVLLNHFKSKGYGEQAANNAKRKRQAARVREIYDAHLAEGDDWLVMMGDLNEVPGNAPLNPLLREGSSLRDVASHPKYDNGGRPGTHGNCTASGKFDYILLSPGLFDKVKAAGVERRGMWGGTNGTLWPHFKEVTRAEEAASDHAAVWVELDI from the coding sequence ATGCTGATTGCCACCTTTAACGTCGAAAACATGTTTAACCGTACCAAGGCGATGAACGGGGCGACATGGGCCGAGGGCAAACCGGCGCTGGAAGCACACCAGGCGCTCAATACCTTGTTTGAAAAGGCGGTTTACAGCAGCGCCGACAAGACCCGCATGCTGGCCTTGCTCAAGGCCAGCGGGCTGCTCAAATCCGACGAGGGGCCGCTGATGCGGCTGCGCAAGATTCGCGGGCAGCTGATCAAGAGGCCGCGAACCGGGGAACCCGAAATCATCGCCAGCGGGCGCACCAGCTGGATTGGCTGGGTCGAGCTGAAGACGGAGCCGGTCAATGAAGTGGCCACGCAAAACACGGCCCGGGTCATTGCCACCCTCAACGCCGACGTATTGGGCGTGATGGAGGCCGAAGACCGCACCACGCTGCGCCTGTTCAACGAGCAGGTGCTGGGCGAAACCAGCGTGGAGCATCTTTTGTTCAATGCCTATCACCATGTCATGCTGGTGGACGGCAACGATGACCGGGGCATCGACGTGGGCCTGCTGACGCGCCGCGACTACCCGGTGCTGTCGATCCGCTCGCATGTGCACGATGCCGACGCGCAAGGCCTGATCTTCAGCCGCGACTGCGCCGAATACCAGCTGGGCCTGCCCAGCGGAAAACGGCTGTGGGTGCTGCTCAACCATTTCAAAAGCAAGGGCTACGGAGAGCAGGCCGCGAACAACGCCAAACGCAAGCGGCAGGCCGCGCGGGTGCGCGAGATCTACGACGCGCACCTTGCCGAAGGCGACGACTGGCTGGTCATGATGGGCGACCTGAACGAAGTGCCCGGCAACGCCCCCTTGAACCCGCTGCTGCGCGAAGGCTCAAGCCTGCGCGACGTGGCCAGCCACCCGAAGTATGACAACGGCGGGCGGCCCGGCACCCATGGCAATTGCACCGCCTCGGGCAAGTTCGACTACATCCTGCTGTCGCCCGGGCTGTTCGACAAGGTGAAGGCTGCCGGCGTCGAGCGGCGCGGCATGTGGGGCGGCACGAACGGAACCTTGTGGCCGCACTTCAAGGAAGTGACGCGCGCCGAGGAAGCGGCATCGGACCATGCGGCGGTGTGGGTGGAGCTGGATATTTAG
- a CDS encoding AI-2E family transporter → MARSSTLEDRSFLLLLVLVSLAFFWVLWPYYGAVFWGAIFALMFSPIFLRFMNKLSQRRTLSALFTVSIILVLVILPVGLISVLLTQEAAGVYQRVQSGDLSFGRYFQQIYDALPAWITSLLNRSGLNNLGLIQERVSDSLTKGSQFIAAQALSIGQNAFDFFVSFFIMLYLMFFFLRDGAALSRRIKQAIPLEEDIKRNLFSKFTTVIRATVRGNIAVAVMQGALGGLIFWFLDIHAPVLWGTLMAFLSLLPAVGAALVWIPVAIYFLATGAIWQGVVLIAFGVLVIGLVDNVLRPVLVGKDTKMPDYVVLVSTIGGMSLFGLNGFVIGPVIAAMFMAAWDIFSKARQDEPVELPPA, encoded by the coding sequence ATGGCCAGGTCTTCCACCCTTGAAGACAGATCCTTCCTGCTGCTGCTGGTGCTGGTTTCGCTGGCTTTCTTCTGGGTGCTCTGGCCTTATTACGGCGCGGTGTTCTGGGGAGCGATCTTCGCGCTGATGTTTTCGCCAATCTTTTTGCGCTTCATGAACAAGCTGTCTCAACGGCGCACGCTCTCGGCCCTGTTCACGGTGTCCATCATCCTGGTGCTGGTCATTTTGCCCGTGGGGCTGATCAGCGTTCTGCTGACACAGGAAGCGGCCGGCGTTTACCAGCGCGTGCAGTCCGGGGACTTGAGCTTTGGCCGCTATTTCCAGCAGATTTATGATGCGCTTCCGGCGTGGATCACCAGCCTGCTCAACCGCTCGGGGCTGAACAACCTGGGCCTGATCCAGGAGCGCGTGTCGGACAGCCTGACCAAGGGAAGCCAGTTCATTGCCGCGCAGGCCCTGAGCATCGGGCAAAACGCCTTTGATTTTTTCGTCAGCTTTTTCATCATGCTGTACCTGATGTTTTTCTTCCTGCGCGACGGCGCCGCGCTGTCCAGGCGCATCAAGCAGGCCATTCCGCTCGAAGAAGACATCAAGCGCAATCTCTTCAGCAAGTTCACCACCGTCATTCGCGCCACCGTCAGGGGCAATATCGCGGTGGCTGTCATGCAGGGCGCGCTGGGCGGCCTGATCTTCTGGTTCCTGGACATTCACGCGCCCGTGCTGTGGGGCACGCTGATGGCTTTCCTGTCGCTGCTGCCCGCCGTCGGCGCGGCGCTGGTCTGGATTCCGGTGGCGATCTATTTCCTGGCGACCGGCGCCATCTGGCAGGGCGTGGTGCTGATCGCCTTCGGCGTTCTGGTGATTGGCCTGGTTGACAATGTCTTGCGCCCGGTGCTGGTCGGCAAGGACACCAAGATGCCCGACTACGTGGTGCTGGTTTCCACGATTGGCGGCATGTCCCTGTTCGGGCTGAATGGCTTTGTCATCGGCCCGGTGATTGCCGCCATGTTCATGGCGGCGTGGGATATTTTCAGCAAGGCCCGGCAGGATGAGCCGGTTGAGTTGCCGCCGGCTTGA
- a CDS encoding EF-hand domain-containing protein — MNFSTANRLKSCSALPARAFTVPAWALTLCMSAAAALFALSAHAQGVETPAAAPSSAASEVSAAELPAPAPRYAANDLERAFGFMDGDRDGKVSRQEASGFRGVAKNFDRADSNQDGFLSREEFDTAMNYVKPK, encoded by the coding sequence ATGAATTTTTCCACGGCCAATCGACTCAAATCATGTTCCGCCTTGCCCGCCAGGGCGTTTACCGTGCCGGCATGGGCATTGACGCTCTGCATGAGCGCGGCAGCGGCTTTGTTCGCCTTGAGCGCCCACGCCCAAGGCGTCGAAACGCCTGCAGCGGCGCCCTCTTCCGCTGCTTCTGAAGTTTCCGCCGCCGAACTGCCCGCGCCAGCGCCCCGCTATGCGGCCAATGACCTGGAGCGCGCCTTCGGCTTCATGGATGGCGACCGCGATGGCAAGGTCAGCCGCCAGGAAGCGTCCGGCTTTCGCGGCGTGGCCAAGAACTTTGACCGGGCCGACAGCAACCAGGACGGTTTCCTGTCGCGCGAGGAATTCGACACGGCCATGAACTACGTCAAGCCGAAATGA
- a CDS encoding ATP-dependent DNA helicase, with amino-acid sequence MSYVVAVRALCEFTAKQGDLDLRFTPSPSAQEGIAGHALVASRRSKSWQPELSLSGDYQELRVRGRADGYDPDKNQLEEVKTFRGDLAAMPENHRQLHWAQVKIYGWLLCQKLELPEVRLALVYLDIGSHEETLLTERMSADALRDYFEAQCEKFLGWARQELAHRAARDAALQALAFPHAAFRPGQRDLAEAVYRSAASGRSLMAQAPTGIGKTIGTLFPLLKAAPRQELDKVFFLAAKTPGRRLALDALALIQQSAPALPLRVIELVARDKACLHLDKACHGDSCPLAQGFYDRLPQARSAALADPRASRQGKEALREVALAHGVCPYYLSQDLVRWSDVVVGDYNYYFDVSALLHALTVGNQWRVSVLVDEAHNLVDRARKMYSAELDQAELAGVRHAAAPALRKPLDRLHRVWRDLQKDPRHDPQAAYQVRPDPPDKFLLALQQATSAITDDIEAHPTRVDAALQRFYFDALHFSRMAESFGGHSLFDITQDAAPGGPAHTRGSRAWSRLCIRNVVPAPFLAPRFAAARSVALFSATLSPQNYYADMLGLPADTAWVDVQSPFMADQLAVRVVSDISTRYQHRELSLQPIADLMARQYAEKPGNYLVFLSSYDYLEKLAERFRQHYPQIPMWEQTRRMDEAARDEFLARFTAQNQGIGFAVLGGSFAEGIDLPGDRLIGAFIATLGLPQVNPVNEQIKLRMAENFGASQAYDYTYLYPGVQKVVQAAGRVIRSNSDRGVIYLMDDRFARPEVRRLLPRWWRVGQIRVFK; translated from the coding sequence GTGAGCTACGTCGTTGCCGTCAGGGCCTTGTGCGAGTTCACCGCCAAGCAGGGCGACCTGGACCTGCGCTTCACGCCCTCGCCTTCGGCCCAGGAAGGCATCGCCGGCCATGCGCTGGTGGCCTCGCGCCGCAGCAAAAGCTGGCAGCCCGAACTCAGCCTGAGCGGCGACTACCAGGAACTGCGGGTGCGCGGCCGGGCCGACGGCTACGACCCGGACAAGAACCAGCTCGAAGAAGTCAAGACCTTCCGGGGCGACCTGGCGGCCATGCCCGAGAACCACCGGCAACTGCACTGGGCGCAAGTGAAGATTTACGGCTGGCTGCTGTGCCAGAAGCTCGAACTGCCCGAGGTGCGGCTGGCGCTGGTGTATCTTGATATCGGCAGCCATGAGGAAACGCTGCTGACCGAACGCATGAGCGCCGATGCGCTCAGGGATTATTTTGAAGCGCAGTGCGAAAAATTCCTCGGCTGGGCGCGGCAGGAGCTGGCCCACCGCGCGGCGCGCGATGCGGCGCTGCAGGCGCTGGCTTTCCCGCACGCCGCTTTCAGGCCCGGCCAGCGCGACCTGGCCGAAGCGGTGTACCGATCCGCCGCCAGCGGCCGCAGCCTGATGGCCCAGGCGCCGACCGGCATCGGCAAGACCATCGGCACGCTTTTTCCGCTGCTCAAGGCCGCGCCCCGGCAGGAACTCGACAAGGTATTTTTTCTGGCGGCCAAGACGCCGGGCCGCCGGCTGGCGCTGGATGCGCTGGCGTTGATCCAGCAGAGCGCGCCGGCGCTGCCCCTGCGCGTGATCGAACTGGTGGCGCGCGACAAGGCTTGCCTGCACCTGGACAAGGCCTGCCACGGCGATTCGTGCCCGCTGGCCCAGGGCTTTTATGACCGCCTGCCGCAGGCGCGCAGTGCCGCGCTGGCAGACCCACGGGCCAGCCGGCAGGGCAAGGAGGCGCTGCGTGAGGTGGCCCTGGCGCATGGCGTGTGCCCCTACTACCTGAGCCAGGACCTGGTGCGCTGGAGCGATGTGGTGGTCGGCGACTACAACTATTACTTTGACGTGAGCGCCCTGCTGCATGCGCTGACGGTGGGCAACCAGTGGCGCGTCAGCGTGCTGGTCGATGAAGCGCACAACCTGGTGGACCGGGCGCGCAAGATGTATTCGGCCGAACTGGACCAGGCCGAGTTGGCGGGGGTTCGGCACGCTGCGGCGCCCGCGCTGCGAAAGCCGCTCGACCGCCTGCACCGCGTCTGGCGCGATCTGCAGAAAGACCCGCGGCACGATCCGCAGGCGGCTTACCAGGTGCGGCCCGACCCGCCCGACAAATTCCTGCTGGCGCTGCAGCAGGCCACCAGCGCCATCACCGACGACATCGAGGCGCATCCGACGCGCGTGGACGCGGCGCTTCAGCGTTTTTATTTCGATGCGCTGCATTTCTCGCGCATGGCCGAGAGCTTCGGCGGGCATTCGCTGTTTGACATCACGCAGGATGCCGCTCCGGGCGGGCCGGCTCACACCAGGGGCAGCCGCGCTTGGTCCCGGCTGTGCATCCGCAATGTGGTGCCGGCGCCGTTCCTGGCGCCGCGCTTTGCCGCCGCCCGCTCGGTGGCGCTGTTTTCAGCCACGCTGAGCCCGCAAAACTATTACGCCGACATGCTCGGGCTGCCCGCCGACACGGCCTGGGTCGATGTGCAGTCGCCCTTCATGGCCGATCAGCTGGCGGTGCGGGTGGTCAGCGACATCTCCACCCGCTACCAGCACCGCGAGTTGTCGCTGCAGCCCATCGCGGATCTGATGGCGCGGCAATACGCGGAAAAACCGGGCAATTACCTGGTGTTCCTGAGCAGCTACGACTACCTGGAAAAGCTGGCGGAACGCTTCAGGCAGCATTACCCGCAGATCCCGATGTGGGAGCAGACGCGGCGCATGGACGAGGCGGCGCGCGATGAATTCCTTGCGCGCTTCACGGCGCAAAACCAGGGCATCGGCTTTGCCGTGCTGGGTGGCTCGTTTGCCGAGGGCATCGACCTGCCCGGCGACCGGCTGATCGGCGCCTTCATCGCCACGCTGGGCCTGCCGCAGGTCAACCCGGTCAATGAGCAGATCAAGCTGCGCATGGCCGAGAATTTTGGGGCCAGCCAGGCTTATGACTACACCTACCTGTACCCGGGCGTGCAGAAAGTGGTCCAGGCGGCCGGCCGGGTGATCCGCAGCAACTCGGATCGCGGCGTGATCTACCTGATGGACGACCGTTTTGCCCGGCCGGAGGTCAGGCGCCTGCTGCCGCGCTGGTGGCGGGTCGGGCAGATTCGCGTTTTCAAGTGA
- a CDS encoding dicarboxylate/amino acid:cation symporter — MTTSAPTEKLPLYRSLYFQVVCAVIAGVALGYFYPSAGESMKPLGDGFIKLIKMMIAPIIFCTVVVGIAGMEDMKKVGKTGGLALLYFEVVSTFALIIGLVLVNLFQPGAGMNIDAATLDTKSIAAYTGPGKMVSTTDFILNVIPTAFVDAFAKGEILQVLLLAILFGFALHRFGGRGTLVFDMIEKSSHVLFTIVGFIMKVAPIGAFGAMAFTIGKYGVGSLFSLGKLMGAFYLTCLIFIFGVLGAIARIHGFSIWKFIKYIKEELLIVLGTSSSESVLPRMMEKMENLGAKKTTVGLVIPTGYSFNLDGTSIYLTMAAVFIAQATNTPMTLMQEITLLGVLLLTSKGAAGVTGSGFIVLAATLSAVGTVPVAGLALILGIDRFMSEARALTNLIGNGVATLVVAKWTNELDMERLQAGLNNETWEEAQEPERVLDKKTEHMPVSAMSDAG, encoded by the coding sequence ATGACCACGTCAGCACCCACCGAAAAACTGCCGCTCTACCGTTCCCTGTACTTTCAGGTGGTGTGCGCGGTCATTGCCGGCGTCGCCCTGGGCTACTTTTACCCGAGCGCGGGCGAGAGCATGAAGCCACTGGGCGACGGCTTCATCAAGCTCATCAAGATGATGATCGCGCCGATTATTTTCTGCACTGTGGTGGTCGGCATTGCCGGCATGGAGGACATGAAAAAAGTCGGCAAGACCGGCGGCCTGGCACTGCTTTACTTTGAAGTCGTCAGCACCTTCGCGCTGATCATCGGCCTGGTGCTGGTCAACCTGTTCCAGCCCGGCGCCGGCATGAACATCGACGCGGCCACACTGGACACCAAGTCGATTGCCGCCTATACCGGACCGGGCAAGATGGTCAGCACGACTGACTTCATCCTGAACGTCATCCCGACCGCGTTTGTCGATGCCTTTGCCAAGGGCGAGATTTTGCAGGTGCTGCTGCTGGCCATTTTGTTCGGCTTTGCGCTGCACCGCTTCGGCGGCCGGGGCACGCTGGTGTTCGACATGATTGAAAAGTCGTCGCATGTGCTGTTCACCATCGTCGGCTTCATCATGAAGGTGGCGCCCATCGGTGCGTTTGGCGCCATGGCCTTCACGATTGGCAAGTACGGCGTCGGCTCGCTGTTTTCACTCGGCAAGCTGATGGGCGCGTTCTATCTGACCTGCCTGATTTTCATCTTTGGCGTGCTGGGCGCCATTGCGCGCATCCACGGCTTCAGCATCTGGAAGTTCATCAAGTACATCAAGGAAGAACTGCTGATCGTGCTGGGCACTTCGTCGTCGGAGTCGGTGCTGCCGCGCATGATGGAAAAGATGGAAAACCTGGGCGCCAAAAAGACCACCGTAGGCCTGGTGATTCCCACCGGCTATTCGTTCAACCTCGACGGCACGTCGATTTACCTGACGATGGCGGCGGTCTTCATCGCGCAGGCCACCAACACGCCGATGACGCTGATGCAGGAAATCACGCTGCTGGGTGTCTTGCTGCTCACCTCAAAAGGCGCGGCGGGCGTGACGGGAAGCGGATTCATCGTGCTGGCAGCCACGCTGTCGGCCGTGGGCACGGTGCCGGTGGCCGGTCTGGCCTTGATTCTGGGCATAGACCGCTTCATGTCGGAAGCGCGCGCGCTGACCAACCTGATCGGCAATGGCGTGGCCACGCTGGTCGTGGCCAAGTGGACCAACGAGCTGGACATGGAGCGGCTCCAGGCCGGCCTGAACAACGAGACGTGGGAAGAAGCCCAGGAACCGGAAAGGGTGCTGGACAAAAAAACGGAGCACATGCCGGTTTCCGCCATGAGTGATGCTGGCTGA
- the infA gene encoding translation initiation factor IF-1 → MAKEELIEMHGLVDEVLPDSRFRVTLDNGHKLVAYTSGKMRKNHIRILAGDQVSLELSPYDLSKGRITFRHIAGRGPGPAPRQSR, encoded by the coding sequence ATGGCCAAAGAAGAATTGATTGAAATGCACGGACTGGTTGACGAGGTTCTGCCCGACTCGCGCTTTCGCGTGACGCTGGACAACGGCCACAAGCTGGTGGCCTACACCTCCGGCAAGATGCGCAAGAACCATATCCGTATCCTGGCCGGCGACCAGGTGTCGCTGGAACTGTCCCCTTACGACCTGAGCAAGGGCCGTATCACCTTCCGCCACATTGCCGGTCGCGGACCCGGCCCTGCGCCGCGCCAGTCGCGCTAA
- a CDS encoding hybrid sensor histidine kinase/response regulator, which produces MDAVATPSPPPPQPGMPTGSPDEGRGAGAEPEVAVQRIIKVRRDYNSWVASETMEDYALRFTPQRFRKWSEWRVANTAFGAASFLILEAVGATLLVKYGFTNAFWAIMATGLIIFLAGLPISIYAARHGVDMDLLTRGAGFGYIGSTLTSLIYASFTFIFFALEAAVMAYALELVFGIPPKWGYLICALVVIPLVTHGVSTISRLQVWTQALWLIMLVVPFAYVFMLAPGAFSGVVQYGGEKGGSGDFNLHLFGAALTVGIALITQMGEQADYLRFMPVQTKANRWRWWAGVFIGGPGWVLLGVVKMLGGALLAYLAISNMVPLDRAVDPNQMYLAAYEYVFPNYSWAVGATALFVVVSQLKINVTNAYAGSLAWSNFFSRLTHSHPGRVVWLVFNTAIAFMLMEMNVFQALGEVLGLYSNIAIAWVMAVVADLVINKPLGLSPPGIEFKRAHLYDINPVGVGAMALASLLSITAHLGLYGEMARAFSAVIAMTTAFVAAPLIAWATQGRYYIARRSASSAAGGLHKRHATQHCVICERSYEGPDMAHCPAYQGPICSLCCTLDARCGDLCKPHASLSAQWSAALRWLLPRPVWPFLDNGLSHFLLLMLVIVPLLATLFGLLYRQEISSLAELAASESALRSGFLKAYMALLVIAGLVAWWLVLAHKSRQVAQEESNRQTHLLMQEIESHRQTDQALQQAKRVADQANQAKSRYISAISHELRTPLNSILGYAQLMGEDTSIPPHRQQAVSVIKRGGEHLLSLIEGTLDIARIEAGKLTLNVRPMQFADCVHEVAGMFELQAAAKGLRFSFEAAGHLPELVRADEQRVRQVLINLLGNAIKFTAQGQVTFRVRHAREMAHIDIEDTGPGMSATELEKIFEPFARGSTAGQSVGGSSGAGLGLTIAKMLTDLMGGEMTVVSTPGKGSVFRIRLFLPEVHLATASFPATKVRDARRRPQGYEGARRKLLVVDNEEPDRELLVQLLAPMGFELRTAASGHDCLDLLAAGYRPDVIFMDLAMAGIDGWETLRRVRNAGHAGIHLAIVSANAFDKGLDNDVGIRAEDFILKPVRHTELIDWLERSLGLVWRYDAPAANTAPVVAMPAPRILPDARQLASLLEVVHLGFYRGILNKLADIEKQQPATASFVEEMRLMARQFRFEAMASQLTQKEPGHELDA; this is translated from the coding sequence ATGGACGCCGTCGCCACGCCTTCACCGCCACCGCCTCAACCGGGCATGCCCACGGGCTCGCCGGATGAAGGCCGGGGCGCAGGCGCCGAACCCGAGGTGGCGGTGCAGCGCATCATCAAGGTCAGGCGCGACTACAACAGCTGGGTGGCCAGCGAAACCATGGAAGACTACGCGCTGCGCTTCACGCCGCAGCGCTTTCGAAAATGGTCGGAATGGCGGGTGGCCAATACCGCGTTCGGCGCGGCCTCGTTCCTGATCCTGGAGGCGGTCGGGGCGACCTTGCTGGTGAAATACGGCTTCACCAATGCCTTCTGGGCCATCATGGCCACGGGGCTGATCATTTTCCTGGCCGGCCTGCCGATCAGCATTTATGCGGCGCGCCATGGCGTCGATATGGATTTGCTGACGCGCGGCGCGGGTTTCGGCTACATCGGCTCGACGCTGACCTCGCTGATCTACGCGTCGTTCACCTTCATTTTCTTTGCGCTCGAAGCCGCCGTCATGGCCTATGCGCTGGAGCTTGTCTTCGGCATACCGCCCAAATGGGGCTACCTGATCTGCGCGCTGGTGGTGATTCCGCTGGTCACCCATGGCGTTTCAACCATCAGCCGCCTGCAGGTCTGGACGCAAGCCTTGTGGCTCATCATGCTGGTCGTGCCTTTTGCGTATGTTTTTATGCTCGCTCCTGGTGCGTTTTCAGGCGTCGTTCAGTATGGAGGCGAGAAAGGAGGCAGTGGCGACTTCAATTTGCACCTGTTTGGTGCGGCGTTAACGGTCGGCATCGCATTGATCACCCAGATGGGTGAGCAGGCCGACTATTTGCGCTTCATGCCGGTGCAGACCAAGGCCAACCGCTGGCGCTGGTGGGCCGGGGTGTTCATCGGCGGGCCGGGCTGGGTGCTGCTGGGCGTGGTCAAGATGCTGGGCGGCGCGCTGCTGGCCTACCTGGCGATTTCCAACATGGTGCCGCTGGACCGGGCCGTGGACCCGAACCAGATGTACCTGGCCGCCTATGAATATGTGTTTCCGAATTACAGCTGGGCCGTGGGCGCCACGGCGCTGTTCGTCGTGGTGTCGCAGCTCAAGATCAATGTGACCAATGCCTATGCCGGCTCGCTGGCCTGGTCGAACTTTTTCTCGCGCCTGACGCACAGCCACCCGGGCCGGGTGGTCTGGCTGGTGTTCAACACCGCCATCGCCTTCATGCTCATGGAAATGAATGTGTTCCAGGCGCTGGGCGAGGTGCTCGGGCTGTATTCGAACATCGCGATCGCCTGGGTCATGGCCGTGGTGGCGGACCTGGTCATCAACAAGCCGCTGGGCCTGTCGCCGCCGGGAATCGAGTTCAAGCGCGCCCATCTTTATGACATCAACCCGGTCGGCGTGGGCGCCATGGCGCTTGCTTCGCTGCTGTCGATCACCGCGCATCTGGGGCTGTATGGCGAGATGGCACGGGCATTTTCGGCGGTGATCGCCATGACGACCGCGTTCGTGGCGGCGCCGCTGATTGCCTGGGCCACCCAGGGGCGCTACTACATCGCGCGCCGCTCTGCTTCATCGGCCGCCGGGGGACTCCACAAGCGCCATGCCACCCAGCACTGCGTGATTTGCGAGCGCAGCTATGAAGGCCCCGACATGGCGCATTGCCCGGCTTACCAGGGGCCGATCTGCTCGCTGTGCTGCACGCTCGATGCGCGTTGCGGCGACTTGTGCAAACCCCACGCAAGCCTGTCGGCGCAGTGGTCGGCCGCGCTGCGCTGGCTGCTGCCGCGCCCGGTCTGGCCTTTCCTGGACAACGGGCTGAGCCATTTTCTGCTGCTGATGCTGGTCATCGTGCCGCTGCTGGCCACGCTGTTCGGCCTGCTTTACCGTCAGGAAATCAGCTCTCTGGCGGAACTGGCGGCGTCCGAGTCCGCCTTGCGTTCGGGCTTTTTGAAGGCCTACATGGCGCTGCTGGTGATTGCCGGGCTGGTGGCCTGGTGGCTGGTGCTGGCGCACAAGAGCCGGCAGGTGGCACAGGAAGAATCGAACCGACAGACCCATCTGCTCATGCAGGAAATCGAGTCGCACCGGCAAACCGATCAGGCGCTGCAGCAGGCCAAACGCGTGGCCGATCAGGCCAATCAGGCCAAGAGCCGCTACATCAGCGCCATCAGCCACGAGCTGCGAACGCCGCTCAACAGCATCCTGGGCTATGCGCAGTTGATGGGCGAAGACACCAGCATTCCGCCGCACCGCCAGCAGGCGGTCAGCGTCATCAAGCGCGGCGGCGAACATTTGCTGTCGCTGATCGAGGGCACGCTCGACATCGCCCGCATCGAAGCCGGCAAGCTGACGCTCAATGTCAGGCCGATGCAGTTTGCCGACTGCGTGCACGAGGTGGCCGGCATGTTCGAGTTGCAGGCGGCCGCCAAGGGCCTGCGCTTTTCTTTTGAAGCTGCAGGCCATCTGCCCGAACTGGTGCGCGCCGATGAGCAGCGGGTCCGCCAGGTCTTGATCAACCTGCTGGGCAATGCCATCAAGTTCACCGCCCAGGGCCAGGTCACCTTCAGGGTGCGCCATGCGCGCGAGATGGCCCATATCGACATCGAGGACACCGGCCCCGGAATGAGCGCGACCGAGCTGGAGAAGATTTTCGAGCCTTTCGCGCGCGGCAGCACGGCCGGCCAGAGCGTGGGCGGCTCATCGGGCGCCGGCCTGGGCCTGACGATTGCCAAGATGCTGACTGACCTGATGGGCGGCGAGATGACGGTGGTCAGCACTCCGGGCAAGGGCTCGGTGTTTCGCATCCGGCTGTTCCTGCCGGAGGTGCATCTGGCGACAGCCAGCTTTCCTGCCACCAAAGTCCGGGATGCCAGGCGCCGGCCGCAGGGCTACGAGGGCGCGCGCCGCAAGCTGCTGGTGGTGGACAACGAGGAGCCCGACCGCGAACTGCTGGTGCAACTGCTGGCGCCCATGGGCTTCGAACTGCGCACCGCCGCTAGCGGCCACGACTGCCTGGATTTGCTGGCGGCAGGCTATCGGCCCGACGTGATTTTCATGGACCTGGCCATGGCCGGCATTGACGGCTGGGAAACGCTGCGCCGCGTGCGCAACGCGGGGCATGCCGGCATTCACCTGGCGATTGTGTCGGCCAACGCCTTTGACAAGGGGCTGGACAACGACGTGGGCATACGCGCCGAGGATTTCATCCTGAAGCCGGTGCGCCATACCGAGCTGATTGACTGGCTGGAGCGCAGCCTGGGGCTGGTCTGGCGCTATGACGCCCCGGCAGCGAACACCGCCCCGGTTGTTGCCATGCCAGCGCCGCGTATCCTGCCCGATGCGCGCCAGCTTGCCAGCCTGCTGGAAGTGGTCCATCTTGGCTTTTACCGTGGCATCCTCAACAAGCTGGCGGACATTGAAAAGCAGCAACCGGCCACCGCTTCCTTTGTCGAGGAGATGCGCCTGATGGCGCGTCAATTCCGCTTTGAAGCCATGGCCAGCCAGCTCACACAGAAAGAACCCGGTCATGAACTTGATGCCTGA
- a CDS encoding urease subunit gamma, whose translation MELTPREKDKLLIFTASLLAERRRARGLKLNYPEAVALISAAVMEGARDGKTVAQLMSEGRTILTRADVMDGIAELIPDIQVEATFPDGTKLVTVHQPIV comes from the coding sequence ATGGAATTGACTCCCCGCGAAAAAGACAAACTGCTGATATTCACAGCGTCCCTGCTGGCCGAGCGGCGCCGGGCGCGCGGCCTCAAGCTCAACTACCCCGAAGCCGTGGCGCTGATCAGCGCGGCCGTGATGGAAGGCGCGCGCGACGGCAAGACCGTGGCGCAGTTGATGAGCGAGGGCCGCACCATCCTGACCCGCGCCGATGTGATGGACGGCATCGCCGAGCTGATCCCCGATATCCAGGTCGAAGCAACCTTTCCCGATGGCACCAAGCTGGTCACGGTGCACCAGCCGATTGTGTGA